Part of the Catenulispora sp. EB89 genome is shown below.
CGGACTTGGCCACCTCGACCTCGCCGGTGTGGGCGCGGGTGTACTCCGAGGACTTGCGCTCGAAGTTGTGGCGCATGCCGGCCTGGCCGCGCATGATCTTGCCCGAGCCGGTCACCTTGAAACGCTTCTTGGAACCGCTGTGGGTCTTCTGCTTCGGCATGGCGCCGTTTCTCCTTCACATGGGGCGGATCCGCGGGGTGCTTACCCACACGGATCCGCTCTCGCTCTCGCCCCGGGGCTGCCGCCCCGCAGCTAGTGCGGGGGGCCGAACTCTCGGGGCCGGTCCGGCCTGACCGGGGTCAGGACTGCTCTTCGGTGGCCTGGGCGGAGGCGCCGACGACGGCCTCGGCCTGCTCGGCCGGTTCCACCGCCTCGATCGACTCCACCGACTCGACCGGCTCGGCCGACTCGGTCAGCTCGCCGGGCTCGATGTGCTCGGCGTGCTCGACCTCGCCGGACGCGCCGGAGGCGTCGGCCTTGCGCTGCTCCTTGGCCGCACGCGCCTCGGCCATGGCCTCGGTCTTCTTCTTGTGCGGGCCGAGGACCATGATCATGTTGCGGCCGTCCTGCTTCGGCGCGAACTCCACGAAGCCGAGCTCGGCCACGTCCTCGGCGAGCTTGCTCAGCAGCCGCCGGCCGAGTTCGGGCCGGGACTGCTCGCGGCCGCGGAACATGATGGTGATCTTGACCTTGTCCCCGGCCTTCAGGAACCGCACCACGTGACCCTTCTTGGTCTCGTAGTCGTGCGGGTCGATCTTCGGGCGGAGCTTCATCTCCTTGATGACCGTGTGCGCCTGGTTCTTGCGCGCCTCACGGGCCTTCAGGGCGGACTCGTACTTGTACTTGCCGTAGTCCATGACCTTGACGACCGGCGGGCGCGCGGTCGCCGCGACCTCGACCAGGTCGAGGTCCTGCTCCTGAGCCAGCCGGAGCGCGTCCTGGATCGACACGATGCCGACCTGCTCACCGTTGGGGCCGACCAGCCGCACTTCGGGAACGCGGATCCGGTCGTTGATACGGGGCTCAGTGCTGATGGGGCCTCCTACGTTTTGGGCTCGATGCCCGGGGTCTTCTTCGGTGCGCGGCCCCCGCGAAAAACACGAAAGCCCCGCACGACACGCATGCGAGGCTCCACCACCGGACTGACCGACGCCGCGGGGTTGTTCGGACGAGCGCGAACGCCGCCCGCACACCCTTGAGGCGTGAGGCTGTGTGACCGGACCCGTCCGCCCGAGGGCGAACCAGGTGGGAGATGGAATCTCCGCTTGCGGATCGAGGCACGCGCGAGCGTGCCCGATCGGTCGTGGAACCGATACTAGCAGCTTCCGGCCGGTGGTCGTGACCGCGAGGTCACCGCCGACGGCGTGGGAAGCTTGATCCGCACACGGAAGACATCCGCCGCGAGGAGCCGCAGTGACCGACAACACCCCCGAAGCCCAGGGCATTCCCGCCGCCGGCGCCGACGCCCCGAGCGAGCAGCGCGACCTGGCGGACGTCCCCGCGGTCGAGGTCATCGGCACGGTGACGGTCCACCTGATGAGCGCGGCGGCGGTGAAGCTGGGCCTGGCCGAGGGCGGCGAGGACGATCTGGACCTGGACGAGGCCCGCAAGCTGATCACCGCGC
Proteins encoded:
- a CDS encoding DUF1844 domain-containing protein codes for the protein MTDNTPEAQGIPAAGADAPSEQRDLADVPAVEVIGTVTVHLMSAAAVKLGLAEGGEDDLDLDEARKLITALAGLITAAAPEIGSQHAAPLRDGLRTLQLAFREASPYPDEPGQGPGEKFTGAVYARS
- the rpmI gene encoding 50S ribosomal protein L35; this encodes MPKQKTHSGSKKRFKVTGSGKIMRGQAGMRHNFERKSSEYTRAHTGEVEVAKSDVKRIKRLLGR
- the infC gene encoding translation initiation factor IF-3, with the protein product MSTEPRINDRIRVPEVRLVGPNGEQVGIVSIQDALRLAQEQDLDLVEVAATARPPVVKVMDYGKYKYESALKAREARKNQAHTVIKEMKLRPKIDPHDYETKKGHVVRFLKAGDKVKITIMFRGREQSRPELGRRLLSKLAEDVAELGFVEFAPKQDGRNMIMVLGPHKKKTEAMAEARAAKEQRKADASGASGEVEHAEHIEPGELTESAEPVESVESIEAVEPAEQAEAVVGASAQATEEQS